The following coding sequences lie in one Verrucomicrobiia bacterium genomic window:
- a CDS encoding response regulator transcription factor, whose product MIAKNEDIKKILIVDDHPVFRQGISRLIMDETDLKVCGEAESTDEALQAIQNTQPDLIIVDLSLKNSSGIDLIKAAKSQFGPQLKMLAISMHEETIMVERAIRSGARGYVTKREAADHLLAAIRNVLEGKFYLSEATKERTLRSEFSAPQENAMSALSDRELEIFQLIGEGLTATTIAKNMHLSVKTVEGYRKNIRTKLKLKDNMDLIRHAIQWAQCIQAA is encoded by the coding sequence TTGATCGCCAAAAATGAGGATATCAAAAAAATCCTGATCGTGGACGATCATCCCGTATTCCGGCAGGGAATCAGCCGGCTGATCATGGATGAGACCGACCTCAAAGTGTGCGGGGAAGCCGAAAGTACCGACGAGGCTCTCCAGGCCATCCAGAACACGCAGCCGGATTTGATTATCGTTGACTTGTCGTTGAAAAACAGCAGCGGGATCGATTTAATCAAAGCCGCCAAGTCGCAGTTCGGCCCGCAGCTCAAGATGCTCGCCATCTCCATGCACGAAGAGACCATCATGGTGGAGAGAGCCATTCGCAGCGGGGCCCGGGGCTATGTCACCAAGCGCGAAGCCGCGGACCACCTGCTTGCCGCCATCCGCAACGTTTTGGAAGGTAAGTTTTACTTGAGCGAGGCCACCAAAGAAAGAACGCTGCGCAGCGAATTTTCGGCTCCGCAGGAAAACGCCATGTCGGCGCTTTCCGACCGCGAGCTCGAAATTTTCCAGCTCATCGGCGAAGGCCTTACCGCCACGACCATCGCCAAGAACATGCATTTGAGCGTCAAAACCGTGGAAGGTTACCGCAAGAACATCAGGACCAAGCTGAAGCTGAAAGATAACATGGACCTGATCCGTCACGCCATCCAATGGGCGCAATGCATTCAAGCCGCCTGA